A single region of the Sulfurimonas sp. genome encodes:
- a CDS encoding DUF6527 family protein, with protein MYISIEYKTATHLCACGCGNKVMTSITPTGWTLSYNGDNVSLNPSIGSWNLPCKSHYWIRSGQVVWAESWTEEQIVAVQKRDAVDRNRHYKNKKSEIESEQQSNTINQSFFSKFFHRFFI; from the coding sequence TTGTATATTTCGATTGAATATAAAACGGCAACACACCTGTGTGCTTGCGGCTGTGGTAATAAAGTTATGACTTCCATTACCCCTACAGGATGGACACTCTCATACAATGGAGACAATGTTTCTTTAAATCCTTCTATTGGAAGTTGGAATTTACCATGTAAATCTCATTACTGGATTAGGAGTGGACAAGTTGTTTGGGCAGAGTCGTGGACTGAGGAACAGATTGTCGCTGTACAGAAGCGTGATGCTGTTGATAGAAATAGACACTACAAAAATAAAAAATCTGAAATAGAAAGTGAACAGCAAAGTAATACTATTAATCAAAGTTTTTTTTCTAAGTTCTTTCATAGGTTTTTTATTTAA
- a CDS encoding ThiF family adenylyltransferase: MSNLQIDHSPDLKRLRDEGYTVYIKGGILVVEDIPYVNNKCEIAIGTLISTLTLLGGRAKYDQDHKAYFIGDEPCHKDGREISEIINTKSITNHGNDIVSKMMLSSKPQGNYRDYHHKMTAYVAMISSPAQSIDSTVTPKKHKVFQELDSDSVFNYHDANSSRSSISHIADKLKPYKIGIIGLGGTGSYILDFVAKSPVEQIHLFDGDEFFSHNAFRVPGAPSIEELNSSMKKVSYLKGIYSKMHRGITAHPVFINEDYLSLLDGLNFIFVAVDDGSIKKIIFAHLDEKEIEYVDVGMGVSIKDNKLSGMLRTTSFITHSSKHLQSTLNYSTSEDDIYGSNIQIAELNSINASLAVMAWKQSAGFYQSLIGVDQTLFTLSTMNLIRTENAA; this comes from the coding sequence ATGTCGAACCTACAAATCGATCATAGTCCAGATCTGAAACGACTTAGGGATGAAGGTTATACTGTATATATTAAGGGCGGTATATTAGTTGTGGAAGATATTCCATATGTAAATAACAAATGTGAAATCGCTATCGGAACCTTGATATCAACATTAACTCTTCTTGGCGGGCGAGCAAAATATGATCAAGATCACAAAGCATATTTCATTGGTGACGAACCATGCCATAAAGATGGCAGAGAAATAAGTGAAATCATAAATACTAAAAGTATTACAAATCACGGAAACGATATTGTATCAAAAATGATGCTATCTAGCAAGCCGCAAGGCAACTATAGAGATTATCATCATAAGATGACAGCATATGTAGCAATGATATCGTCTCCCGCTCAATCAATAGATTCGACTGTAACTCCAAAAAAGCATAAAGTATTCCAAGAATTGGATAGTGACTCTGTTTTTAATTATCATGATGCTAATTCGAGTCGTTCATCAATCTCTCATATTGCAGATAAACTAAAACCATATAAAATTGGCATTATCGGTCTTGGTGGTACTGGGTCTTATATTTTGGACTTTGTTGCCAAGTCTCCAGTAGAACAAATTCATCTCTTTGATGGAGATGAGTTCTTTTCTCACAATGCATTCCGAGTACCAGGTGCACCAAGTATAGAAGAATTAAATTCAAGTATGAAAAAGGTTTCTTACCTTAAAGGGATATATTCCAAAATGCATCGAGGCATAACTGCTCACCCTGTCTTTATAAATGAAGATTATCTTTCTTTACTTGATGGTTTAAATTTTATTTTTGTTGCAGTTGATGATGGCAGTATCAAAAAAATAATCTTTGCACATCTTGATGAAAAAGAGATTGAATATGTTGATGTTGGAATGGGAGTTAGTATTAAAGATAATAAACTCTCAGGTATGCTACGTACAACATCGTTTATTACACATAGTAGTAAGCATTTACAAAGTACTCTTAATTACAGTACATCTGAAGATGATATTTATGGAAGTAATATTCAAATAGCTGAATTAAATTCTATAAATGCGTCACTTGCTGTTATGGCATGGAAACAATCTGCAGGATTTTATCAGTCACTTATAGGTGTTGATCAAACACTCTTTACACTTTCAACAATGAACTTGATTCGGACAGAAAATGCGGCATGA
- a CDS encoding multiubiquitin domain-containing protein, with product MSNLENNRDNIPGKEKEFTIIIGANSFIYTEKEISYEKVVELAGVPVGENTMVTVAYERGEHGKSGNLVIGELVKVKEGMFFHVEPTNRS from the coding sequence TTGAGTAACCTTGAAAACAATAGGGATAATATCCCTGGTAAAGAAAAAGAGTTTACTATTATCATAGGTGCTAATAGTTTCATATACACAGAGAAGGAAATCTCATATGAAAAAGTAGTTGAACTGGCAGGAGTACCAGTAGGTGAAAACACTATGGTAACTGTAGCCTATGAGCGTGGTGAACACGGTAAAAGTGGTAACTTAGTAATAGGTGAACTAGTAAAAGTAAAAGAAGGGATGTTTTTTCATGTCGAACCTACAAATCGATCATAG
- a CDS encoding WYL domain-containing protein, with amino-acid sequence MEIRIKSIYKELYKTHRSKEYFAELFDVSTKTIENTVSNYKDDIIYDKKLSSYRFKNLLPKYISYESFFKLFQNSIGNSIIKNDFLSIGKSMSKEESSLSMIDTSSLSDLAQKIVSCDIAINNNNILKIEYSGNSKPKEAKYVRPHTIISTGFTYYLYASYDEKNEKNIGKYRSLGFNGMGEISLIDYVNNANFRIDKTGNAYGLYEKEKYVTLKLEPYSANFFKKEGLLQKENFDFIIEDDNNAILINMYYNDDQEIINLIQQWMPQISIQNNINLKEKIYLKIKSNYEALIKS; translated from the coding sequence GTGGAAATTAGAATAAAAAGCATATACAAAGAACTTTACAAAACCCACCGTTCCAAAGAATACTTCGCTGAATTATTTGATGTAAGCACAAAAACAATTGAAAACACAGTCAGTAATTATAAAGATGATATTATTTATGATAAGAAATTAAGTAGTTATCGCTTTAAAAATTTATTACCAAAATATATTTCATACGAATCATTTTTCAAACTATTTCAGAATAGTATTGGAAATAGCATAATTAAAAATGATTTTCTTAGTATTGGTAAATCAATGAGTAAAGAAGAAAGCAGTTTATCAATGATTGACACATCTTCTTTATCAGATTTAGCTCAAAAAATTGTTTCATGTGATATTGCAATAAATAATAATAATATCCTTAAAATTGAATATTCTGGTAATTCAAAACCAAAAGAGGCAAAGTATGTTAGGCCACATACGATAATATCAACAGGCTTTACATATTATTTATATGCTTCCTACGATGAAAAAAATGAAAAAAATATTGGTAAGTATAGGTCATTAGGGTTTAATGGAATGGGAGAAATCAGCCTTATTGATTACGTAAATAATGCTAATTTTAGAATAGACAAAACAGGTAATGCTTATGGCCTTTATGAAAAGGAAAAGTATGTGACATTAAAATTAGAGCCATATAGTGCTAATTTTTTCAAAAAAGAAGGACTTTTACAAAAAGAAAATTTTGATTTTATTATAGAAGATGATAATAATGCTATTCTAATAAACATGTATTACAATGATGATCAAGAAATTATTAATCTTATACAACAATGGATGCCTCAAATTAGTATTCAAAATAATATTAATTTAAAAGAAAAAATTTATTTAAAAATTAAATCAAATTATGAAGCACTAATTAAATCATAA
- a CDS encoding tyrosine-type recombinase/integrase: protein MNFENGTITIERSITRSVISTTKTGTTRSVPMVKKLHEKLLQYKESSYCEWVFPNLKSRMPYTYSRTIVDHKFKPMLQRLGIAYKGLYQTRHTFASLSVQNGISMHIVKECMGHKDISTTQRFYLRFGNLDQVDVRNQLEGLTA, encoded by the coding sequence ATCAACTTTGAAAATGGTACGATAACAATAGAGCGTTCAATTACAAGAAGCGTAATAAGCACTACTAAAACAGGTACTACGCGAAGTGTGCCAATGGTAAAAAAATTGCATGAAAAGCTTTTACAATACAAAGAGTCGTCATATTGCGAGTGGGTATTTCCTAATTTAAAGAGCAGGATGCCTTATACATACTCAAGAACGATAGTTGACCATAAATTTAAACCAATGCTTCAAAGATTGGGTATAGCTTATAAAGGACTTTACCAAACTAGACACACCTTTGCAAGCTTGTCCGTTCAAAATGGTATATCGATGCATATAGTCAAAGAATGTATGGGTCACAAAGATATCAGTACAACCCAGCGATTCTACCTACGCTTTGGAAATCTAGATCAAGTTGATGTAAGAAATCAGCTTGAAGGTTTAACTGCGTAA
- a CDS encoding amino acid permease — MNNKKEPALLQVLGLGTAILLVAGNMIGSGVFKKITPMSAELMDGSLILWAWAVAGLITMLGAFSFASLATTTKEAGGQFQYFKNVFGDFFGFIYGWSFFAVISTASIASIAYVFAQSFGNLLGIPPILEAYSSYSIGGVIFPFQNASIKLIAISTLILLTLFNIRGVERGGWLSNIITGAKILGILLLIVLGFSYTGHGTESSAATHIANAEQAGELLRISAFFTAMLGAFWAYDGWVNITNMASEFKDPTKNIPRAIIIGTALTMFLYVMVNYAYLQVLAPADFAKLSTQEGSIAAVEVAGIAMGPIGVTLISVLIMISTFGATQASMMSAARVYYQMSKEGYFFKPFLHVHKRFHTPHISLIGQMIWACLLVISGTFDQLTDMLIFAAFIFYGLGAAAVIRLKITGKLQFTFGYPVVPLLFILFCSVIVANAVYTRPLESLTGMGLITLGIPLYLYFKVRNQ, encoded by the coding sequence ATGAATAACAAAAAAGAACCTGCTCTACTCCAAGTTTTAGGTCTTGGTACGGCGATACTTTTGGTAGCCGGAAATATGATCGGCTCAGGAGTATTTAAAAAAATAACTCCGATGTCGGCGGAGCTCATGGATGGGTCGCTGATTCTTTGGGCATGGGCTGTGGCAGGTCTAATTACGATGCTGGGAGCCTTCAGCTTTGCTTCTCTTGCTACTACCACGAAGGAAGCAGGAGGACAGTTTCAATACTTTAAAAATGTATTTGGCGATTTTTTCGGGTTTATCTACGGATGGAGCTTTTTTGCCGTTATCAGCACAGCGTCAATTGCCTCTATCGCTTATGTCTTTGCTCAATCATTTGGAAATCTGCTCGGGATACCTCCAATTTTAGAAGCATATAGCTCCTACAGCATCGGAGGAGTTATTTTTCCGTTTCAAAACGCCTCTATTAAACTCATCGCTATTTCTACATTAATTTTACTGACTCTATTTAATATCCGCGGTGTTGAGAGAGGAGGATGGCTCAGCAATATAATTACGGGTGCAAAGATTTTAGGAATTTTACTGCTTATAGTTCTTGGATTTAGCTATACCGGGCACGGAACCGAATCTTCTGCGGCAACTCATATAGCCAATGCGGAGCAAGCAGGTGAATTGTTGCGCATCAGCGCATTTTTCACTGCAATGCTCGGAGCGTTTTGGGCATACGACGGATGGGTAAATATCACCAATATGGCAAGCGAGTTTAAAGATCCTACCAAAAATATCCCTAGAGCTATCATAATCGGAACGGCATTAACCATGTTTTTATATGTTATGGTAAATTATGCATATCTGCAAGTCCTCGCACCCGCTGATTTTGCCAAGTTAAGCACTCAAGAGGGAAGCATTGCCGCAGTAGAAGTTGCAGGAATTGCCATGGGACCAATCGGTGTTACTCTTATTTCTGTTTTAATTATGATTTCAACATTCGGAGCAACACAAGCAAGCATGATGTCCGCGGCAAGGGTCTACTATCAGATGTCCAAGGAAGGATATTTTTTCAAACCGTTTTTACATGTACATAAACGCTTTCATACTCCCCATATCTCTTTGATCGGACAAATGATTTGGGCATGCTTGCTTGTTATAAGCGGTACTTTTGATCAACTTACCGATATGTTAATTTTCGCAGCGTTTATATTTTATGGCTTAGGTGCCGCTGCCGTTATTCGTCTTAAAATAACAGGAAAATTGCAGTTTACCTTCGGATATCCCGTGGTACCGCTCCTATTTATTCTATTTTGTTCGGTTATCGTTGCAAATGCCGTTTATACTCGCCCGCTTGAATCTCTTACGGGAATGGGATTAATTACGCTTGGCATACCGCTTTATCTATATTTTAAAGTACGCAATCAATAA
- the bamE gene encoding outer membrane protein assembly factor BamE, with amino-acid sequence MKNSAKKVKVFWGLAIAGILLISGGCARVGYEFNSEQVRQIKIGETTQNDIVSMFGQPWRKGIENGVTMWTYGRYTYRLVGEADTKDLVVKFNSEGKVISYTFNATAQ; translated from the coding sequence ATGAAAAATTCTGCCAAAAAAGTTAAAGTATTTTGGGGATTGGCTATTGCGGGCATTCTTTTGATATCAGGCGGTTGTGCGAGGGTCGGATATGAATTTAACTCTGAGCAAGTTCGTCAGATAAAAATTGGCGAAACAACGCAAAATGATATTGTTAGCATGTTTGGACAGCCTTGGCGCAAAGGAATTGAAAACGGTGTAACCATGTGGACTTACGGTCGTTATACATATCGTCTCGTTGGTGAAGCCGACACAAAGGATTTGGTTGTAAAGTTCAACAGCGAAGGAAAAGTGATTTCTTATACTTTTAACGCAACGGCGCAATAA
- a CDS encoding DUF4395 family protein, producing the protein MRSASCPISSNIIDNSEFKIAGAVYIILLLGYIFSGYLFLVGYTLIDILMRLSPLSKSPALFLSYIVVKFAELKYSPRNEAPKKFALMLGSVMLSFIMLAHFYSFDFLALIITSNLIILKLLDVVLDYCVGCKLYGLLMLLK; encoded by the coding sequence GTGCGTTCTGCCTCATGTCCTATCTCTTCAAATATTATTGACAATTCTGAATTTAAAATTGCGGGAGCGGTTTATATCATTTTATTGCTTGGATATATTTTTAGTGGGTATCTTTTTTTAGTTGGGTACACTTTAATTGATATTCTTATGCGATTAAGTCCATTAAGTAAATCACCTGCGCTTTTTTTGTCATATATTGTTGTCAAATTTGCAGAGTTAAAGTATAGTCCTAGAAATGAAGCCCCGAAAAAGTTCGCTCTTATGCTCGGAAGCGTAATGCTTTCATTTATTATGCTAGCGCATTTCTACTCTTTTGATTTTTTAGCTTTAATAATTACTTCAAATTTGATTATATTGAAGTTGTTAGATGTTGTTTTGGATTATTGTGTTGGGTGCAAACTCTATGGTCTTTTAATGTTATTAAAATAA
- a CDS encoding YhcH/YjgK/YiaL family protein, whose product MALFGALEIVKSQANQEKFAVAFEYLERLADKNSTEHKQLMSCPLDSCKKVELDDGNFALEQIYNAKDREECFFESHRKYIDVQFILSGEEIIEVSNATLLVVSLVYNEQADLIKYEGTKQASSIVLKAGDVAILYPQDAHMPCIKATDEVKVVKAVVKVKI is encoded by the coding sequence ATGGCACTATTTGGAGCATTGGAAATTGTAAAAAGCCAAGCAAATCAGGAAAAATTTGCAGTAGCTTTTGAGTACCTTGAAAGATTGGCTGATAAAAACAGCACAGAACACAAACAACTTATGAGCTGCCCATTAGATAGTTGTAAAAAAGTAGAGTTGGATGACGGCAATTTTGCATTGGAGCAGATTTATAACGCCAAAGATAGAGAAGAGTGTTTTTTTGAGTCGCATAGAAAATATATCGATGTGCAGTTTATACTTAGCGGAGAAGAGATTATAGAAGTATCAAATGCCACTCTTTTAGTTGTCTCTTTGGTCTATAATGAACAAGCGGACTTAATCAAATACGAAGGTACAAAACAAGCTTCATCCATTGTTCTTAAAGCAGGCGATGTGGCTATTCTTTACCCGCAAGACGCCCATATGCCGTGTATCAAGGCAACGGATGAAGTAAAAGTCGTCAAAGCCGTAGTTAAAGTCAAAATATGA
- a CDS encoding YaeQ family protein, whose product MESLINHEIAAPLKEARNDRHCEEKSDEAISVCSECSIIKIADTRRTMAAKATIYKASLNIADMDRNYYAEHNFTLAKHPSENDLRLMVRLAAFILNADEKLLFSKGISQDDEPDLWQKALDGEIKLWIDLGQPDEKRIRKACGRSERVIIYTYQEGSASAWWKQIGKSLERFKNLSVVYLSIAGEIELLAQRTMALQCNISDYELTIIDNENSVIVKEERWK is encoded by the coding sequence TTGGAATCTCTGATAAATCATGAGATTGCCGCGCCTCTTAAAGAGGCTCGCAATGACCGTCATTGCGAGGAGAAAAGCGACGAAGCAATCTCTGTTTGTTCAGAATGTTCAATTATAAAAATAGCCGATACAAGGAGAACAATGGCTGCTAAAGCAACTATTTATAAAGCCTCACTAAACATTGCCGATATGGATCGTAATTATTACGCAGAGCATAACTTTACTTTAGCCAAACATCCTTCAGAAAATGATTTACGCCTAATGGTACGCTTGGCGGCGTTTATACTAAATGCAGATGAAAAACTGCTCTTTAGCAAAGGAATTTCACAAGATGATGAGCCGGACTTGTGGCAAAAGGCTTTAGACGGCGAGATTAAACTTTGGATAGACTTGGGTCAGCCTGATGAAAAACGCATTAGAAAAGCATGCGGGCGTTCTGAAAGGGTTATTATCTACACATACCAAGAAGGCAGTGCCTCGGCATGGTGGAAGCAGATAGGAAAATCTCTTGAACGATTTAAAAATCTCTCCGTAGTTTATCTTAGCATTGCAGGCGAGATAGAGCTTTTGGCGCAAAGAACGATGGCGTTGCAGTGCAATATCAGCGATTATGAGCTTACTATAATTGATAATGAAAACAGTGTAATAGTTAAAGAAGAGAGATGGAAATAA
- a CDS encoding bifunctional aldolase/short-chain dehydrogenase has translation MKSLYDDKEAEKFKTDLDLRVYTSRLLGRDASLVLHGGGNTSVKSTATNLFGEVEDILYVKGSGWDLATIEAEGFAPVKMDMLMKMAELKELSDTDMVKYQRLAMTNPSAPNPSVEAILHAIIPFKFVDHTHTDAVVTITNTQGGEDKIKELYGDKVLVIPYIMPGFVLAKLVYDMTRDVNWSELDGMVLMNHGLFTFSDDAKKSYEKTIELVGKAEGYLEAKGAILHIEKSDLSFELLKLAQIRKEVSNLKGAATISILNESNLALHFSKQDVEKIAVRGPLTPDHVIRTKRIPAILGDDFNTDLAEYVKEYKEYFEANKTNETLLNPAPNFAILKGNGTLSFGSNAKEANIIKDINDHTYEAILKAEKLGGYKALSAKHIFEVEYWSLEQAKLKGGGKLPEFSGKVAVVTGAASGIGLAIAKMLNSRGAAVVALDINSEVEKIFAKSDAIGVKCDLTCSADIQNAIACAVKSFGGIDIVVSNAGIFTPSENLDSLSDENWQRSMDINLTSHQKLIKYTAPFLKLGIDAALIMVASKNFPAPGKGAAAYSVAKAGQTQLARIAALELGEFGVRVNTLHPHAVFDTAIWTEEVLANRAKAYNMSVIQYKTNNILKTEIKSNDVAELVCAMAGAPFAKTTGAQVAIDGGSDRII, from the coding sequence ATGAAAAGTTTATACGACGACAAAGAAGCAGAAAAGTTTAAAACAGATTTGGATTTAAGGGTTTACACTTCAAGACTGCTTGGGCGTGATGCCTCTTTGGTTCTTCACGGCGGCGGAAACACATCTGTAAAATCAACTGCGACAAATCTTTTCGGTGAGGTTGAAGATATACTTTATGTCAAAGGGAGCGGCTGGGATTTGGCGACTATCGAGGCTGAGGGTTTTGCTCCCGTAAAAATGGATATGCTTATGAAAATGGCAGAGTTAAAGGAGCTGAGCGATACCGATATGGTAAAGTACCAGAGACTTGCCATGACAAACCCCTCCGCTCCAAACCCGTCGGTTGAGGCAATACTACATGCGATTATTCCTTTTAAATTTGTTGATCACACACATACTGACGCGGTTGTAACCATTACAAACACGCAGGGCGGCGAAGATAAAATCAAAGAGCTTTACGGCGATAAAGTACTGGTTATTCCATACATTATGCCCGGATTTGTTCTTGCAAAACTTGTATATGATATGACAAGAGATGTGAACTGGAGCGAGTTGGATGGAATGGTTCTTATGAATCACGGTCTTTTTACATTTAGTGATGATGCAAAAAAATCTTATGAAAAAACCATAGAGTTAGTGGGCAAGGCTGAGGGGTATCTTGAGGCTAAGGGCGCAATTCTGCATATAGAAAAATCTGATCTCTCTTTTGAGCTTTTAAAACTTGCACAAATCCGCAAAGAGGTCTCAAATCTTAAAGGTGCGGCGACTATTTCTATCTTAAACGAGAGCAATTTGGCACTGCACTTTTCAAAGCAAGATGTTGAGAAGATTGCAGTGCGAGGACCTCTGACACCTGACCATGTTATCAGAACAAAGAGAATTCCCGCTATTTTGGGAGATGATTTTAACACTGATTTGGCAGAGTATGTAAAAGAGTATAAAGAGTATTTTGAAGCAAATAAAACAAACGAGACACTTTTAAATCCTGCTCCGAATTTTGCGATACTTAAAGGCAACGGAACTCTCTCTTTTGGTTCAAATGCAAAAGAGGCAAATATCATAAAAGATATAAACGACCATACCTACGAGGCTATTTTAAAAGCCGAAAAACTGGGCGGTTACAAAGCCTTAAGCGCAAAACATATCTTTGAAGTTGAGTACTGGTCTCTGGAACAGGCAAAGCTAAAAGGCGGCGGGAAATTGCCTGAGTTTAGCGGAAAAGTAGCAGTTGTAACGGGGGCAGCAAGCGGAATAGGTTTGGCGATTGCCAAGATGTTAAACTCAAGGGGTGCGGCAGTTGTCGCACTTGATATCAACAGCGAAGTTGAAAAAATCTTTGCAAAAAGTGATGCTATCGGTGTGAAATGTGATTTGACATGCAGTGCAGATATTCAAAATGCAATTGCTTGTGCGGTTAAGAGTTTTGGCGGAATCGACATAGTTGTCAGCAATGCGGGCATCTTTACGCCAAGTGAAAATCTTGATAGTTTAAGCGATGAGAATTGGCAAAGAAGCATGGATATAAACCTTACCTCGCACCAGAAACTTATCAAATATACTGCACCGTTTTTAAAACTTGGCATTGATGCTGCTTTAATCATGGTTGCTTCTAAAAACTTTCCGGCACCGGGAAAAGGTGCGGCGGCTTACTCTGTGGCAAAAGCAGGACAGACTCAGCTAGCCCGTATTGCGGCGCTTGAGCTTGGAGAGTTTGGAGTGCGAGTAAATACGCTTCACCCGCATGCAGTCTTTGACACGGCTATTTGGACAGAGGAAGTTTTGGCTAATCGTGCAAAAGCTTACAATATGAGCGTTATTCAGTATAAAACAAACAATATTCTTAAAACCGAGATAAAATCAAACGATGTTGCAGAGCTTGTATGTGCGATGGCAGGAGCGCCATTTGCAAAAACAACAGGCGCTCAGGTGGCAATTGACGGCGGAAGCGATAGAATAATCTAA
- a CDS encoding AAA family ATPase codes for MDKHLLTEIEIKDFKCFKDFKADGFKRVNLIGGKNNVGKTAFMEACFLIANSYNMLKSQKTPIDREIVYFEIIKLLLIIEQNRSPKDFLLEWLKEEFNFKDYTFDIEINKQFHLYCKDNFLSPDEFQKQNYWNHGSVDISNFRSNTYYNKIYKKNHQPLLNDYTFISSQNNMNEAIRDMVDELKLIGKYDYINGLMKDIFNIEKIDIIKNRVMLQQSGRFLELSNFGDGLKSFFYIIIVLLTHKEKIVFIDEIENGIHYSLLDDLWEIVLKTSKEQNVQVFAITHSKECIESYARVAKKLEDKEICYIKMSRLKDGSIKAGVRDYDMLQDSIDDDHEVRGW; via the coding sequence ATGGATAAACATTTATTGACAGAGATAGAGATAAAAGATTTTAAATGCTTCAAAGATTTCAAAGCTGATGGGTTTAAGAGAGTAAATCTAATCGGCGGGAAAAATAATGTCGGAAAGACTGCTTTTATGGAAGCTTGTTTTTTAATTGCCAATTCATATAATATGTTAAAATCTCAAAAAACTCCCATTGATAGAGAGATTGTGTATTTTGAAATCATAAAGTTGCTATTAATAATTGAACAAAACAGAAGTCCAAAAGATTTTTTACTAGAATGGTTAAAAGAAGAGTTCAACTTCAAAGACTATACTTTTGATATAGAAATTAATAAACAATTTCATTTATATTGTAAGGATAACTTCTTATCTCCGGATGAGTTTCAAAAACAAAATTATTGGAATCATGGAAGTGTTGATATCTCAAATTTTAGAAGCAATACTTACTATAATAAAATTTATAAAAAAAACCATCAGCCACTTTTAAACGATTATACATTTATTTCTAGTCAAAATAACATGAATGAAGCTATTAGAGATATGGTAGATGAATTAAAATTAATAGGCAAATATGACTATATTAATGGCTTAATGAAGGATATTTTTAATATTGAAAAAATCGACATAATTAAAAACAGAGTAATGCTGCAACAAAGTGGAAGATTCCTCGAACTAAGTAATTTTGGCGATGGATTGAAATCTTTTTTTTATATCATAATAGTTTTGCTTACACATAAAGAAAAAATAGTCTTTATAGATGAAATAGAAAATGGGATTCATTATTCTCTTTTAGATGATTTATGGGAAATAGTTTTAAAAACTTCCAAAGAACAAAATGTACAAGTCTTTGCAATAACTCACTCAAAAGAGTGTATAGAGTCTTACGCAAGGGTTGCTAAAAAGCTTGAAGATAAAGAGATTTGTTACATAAAAATGAGTCGATTAAAAGATGGCAGCATAAAAGCTGGTGTGAGAGATTATGACATGTTGCAAGATAGTATTGATGATGACCATGAGGTAAGAGGATGGTAA
- the mtnA gene encoding S-methyl-5-thioribose-1-phosphate isomerase, which produces MQGKYKALWLSDEMFDECLEVIDQRQLPFVYDTRYLTNTEEVVNAIKNMTVRGAGVIGSVAAFGIYVAAIEVEGDYEKLQEKAALIRESRPTAVNLMWAVDRMIELLKDSSNVIEDAREAAIKLNDEEALESQNIAEHGCDIIEDILKKSGKTEINILTHCNAGWLAVIDEGTALAPIYEAKRRGIAVHVWVDETRPRNQGASLTAWELSKSNIKHTIIADNTGGHLMQHGMVDMVIVGADRVSANGDVANKIGTYLKALAAHDNGVPFYVAIPTSTFDFEIRDGVKEIPIEERSPDEVRFIKGVDSEGLVREVRITPEDSPALNYGFDVTPARLITGLITNRGVCEANFDRIREKFNKQEI; this is translated from the coding sequence ATGCAGGGTAAATATAAGGCGCTATGGCTAAGTGATGAGATGTTTGATGAGTGTCTGGAGGTGATTGACCAAAGGCAGCTCCCGTTTGTCTATGACACAAGATATCTGACAAATACCGAAGAAGTTGTAAATGCAATAAAAAATATGACCGTTCGGGGTGCGGGAGTAATCGGAAGTGTTGCGGCTTTTGGGATATATGTAGCCGCAATTGAGGTTGAGGGAGATTATGAAAAGCTTCAAGAGAAGGCGGCTCTTATAAGAGAGTCCCGTCCAACTGCTGTGAATCTTATGTGGGCGGTTGATAGGATGATAGAGCTTTTAAAGGACTCCTCTAATGTCATAGAAGATGCAAGAGAGGCAGCCATAAAACTAAATGACGAAGAGGCGTTAGAGAGCCAAAATATAGCAGAGCATGGTTGTGACATCATAGAGGATATTTTAAAAAAGAGCGGCAAAACAGAGATAAATATTTTAACTCACTGCAATGCGGGTTGGCTGGCAGTTATAGATGAGGGAACGGCATTGGCACCTATCTATGAGGCAAAGAGAAGAGGAATAGCCGTTCATGTATGGGTTGATGAGACAAGACCTAGAAATCAGGGAGCGTCACTCACTGCGTGGGAGCTTTCAAAGAGCAATATAAAGCATACAATCATAGCTGACAATACCGGCGGGCATCTTATGCAGCACGGCATGGTAGATATGGTGATTGTCGGAGCGGACAGGGTAAGTGCGAACGGCGATGTGGCAAACAAGATAGGAACATACTTAAAGGCACTTGCGGCGCACGATAACGGCGTACCTTTTTATGTGGCAATTCCCACATCAACCTTTGACTTTGAGATAAGAGACGGTGTAAAAGAGATACCCATAGAGGAGAGAAGCCCTGATGAGGTTAGATTTATAAAAGGGGTGGACAGTGAGGGCTTGGTTCGTGAGGTGCGCATAACTCCGGAAGATTCGCCGGCTCTAAACTACGGTTTTGATGTAACTCCCGCAAGACTTATAACGGGGCTGATAACAAACAGAGGGGTTTGTGAGGCGAACTTTGATAGAATAAGAGAAAAATTTAACAAGCAAGAGATTTGA